A stretch of DNA from Myxocyprinus asiaticus isolate MX2 ecotype Aquarium Trade chromosome 32, UBuf_Myxa_2, whole genome shotgun sequence:
tggccacatttacttccattgtaactgcatcactgtaacttcgatttttgcttttttttttattttatttttttaagaaaaggagggatgagtcaaaattgtttttctgtagtaatcaacattatgccacaaatgctgtagaatgagctaaacttgtattaaacccagaatattcctttaagtgaaaaCTTTAGCATGAATTCTACATTTAGACATAGTTAAAAAAGATCAAACTATAGAACTTAATTGTGTTACATAATGATTCTTCAAACATCTTTGGAGTTTTATTGTTTTAGAGATTTACTGTTCTTTGGGGCCATTTTACCGTTTTACTGTAGTTTTATTGTGTGAGCTAGATGTCTGGTTTCTTTATGTAATGTATAACTAGAACAATGCAGTATTTGTCACCTTCAAGggcttgttcacccaaaaatgaatattctctcatcatttactcaacctcgtgccatctgagatgtgaatgaatttctttcttctgcaaaacacaaagatttttagaagaatatatcagcactgtaggtcagtacaatgcaagtaaatggtgatcaagcctttgatgctccaaaaaaggagataaagtcagcataaaagtaatcaattcgACTCcaaatggtttaatcaatgtcgtCTGttgcgatccagttggttttgggtgagaacagactaaaataaaaaaaaattctcactgtacatcttgacagcagtctccttggcgatcatgatttcaagcttgattacacttcctacagtgccatctagcgctctgtacATGCtttaagcactaggaagtgtaactgagcttgaaatcatgatcgtgcctagagactgcaatggcaagatgtacagtgataaaggagttacattttggtttgttctcacccaaaaccaactggatcacttcagaagactttgaataaaccactggagtcatatggattactttaatgctgactttgtgtactttttggagcttttggagttctggtcaccattcacttgcattgtatggaactacagagctgagatattcttctaaaaatctttgtttgtgttcaacagaagaaagaaaagtcaaacTCATCTTAGattgtatgagggtgagtaaatgatgagagaattttcatttttgtgtgaactatccctttgttaATGACACAGAGTATTCAGAGTATGTTGGTTGATTTTCTCCTCAGTTATGTATCTACAATGCATAATGCTCTCTTTTCATCGTTGAGGTCTTTGGTTTTGGTCACATTAGATCCTGCACTGTGGAAATACACCATTATGACCCAAAACAAACACGGAGAGACCAGGAGGCTTTCCAAATGGATGGACTACGGCAGTATCAGTGGGGAAGGACAGTGGGATCCATGCCCTACCTGCCAGGGCACAGGACGCATACCAAGAGGTCAGTGGCTCTGTTAACATGACACTAtctttatatttctttatatgTTATCATGTAAAATGGAGGTTTCATGGGCAGTTTGGACTCTTAGACACACTGTTCCTCTTATTCTCTCTTACTGTGACCCTTGGCTTCTCTAGGTCAGGAGAATCAACTTTTGGCAGTCATTCCTTGCAGTGACCAAAGACTGAAACCTCAACACACGTAAGTATCACTATGATAACTACTGTATACTTCTGCGATTCCTTCTGTCATGGGGtccaataacatttattttactcCACTATACAGTATGGGTCTGTTGTCCATTGTATTCTCAAATGTGTGTATAACATGGTTAATGTCCCACAGGAAACTGTATGTGTGCATATCAGTGGGACTATGCCTACTGACATGCTCACTGATCCTGTTTTTCCTCTTCCCTCGGAGTATGGATATGTCAGCTGTGGACCTAAAGTCATCTATGGTCTATTTCACTCCAAATACCGTTAAAATGGTAGTCACAGTAAGTGATCCTAAGTATTAATCACGCCACTAAGACGTGCCTTTGTATTGCATACATTTCTTAACTAAAATTCCTCTGTCAATATTATCCATTCTTTAGAATGAACTGAACATCACCAATCAAAATTTTGTGAGTATCCAAACTGAAGATATTGATGTGCAAGCACTGATTTTAGAGACTGTGGTTGGCAAGACCAAAATCACAAATGTCACCATACTGCCTCCTCGATCTGAGAAAAAGgtaaaacttaattaaaaacCTTTGTCAATCTTGACCATTACTTAAA
This window harbors:
- the LOC127423083 gene encoding transmembrane protein 106B-like isoform X1, with translation MIFYPALWKYTIMTQNKHGETRRLSKWMDYGSISGEGQWDPCPTCQGTGRIPRGQENQLLAVIPCSDQRLKPQHTKLYVCISVGLCLLTCSLILFFLFPRSMDMSAVDLKSSMVYFTPNTVKMVVTNELNITNQNFVSIQTEDIDVQALILETVVGKTKITNVTILPPRSEKKITVVSDIVIDDPGLNNYCKSLSIQIHTLFLHLQLTIRVSYLSHSEQMSTDTYEYIDCGVNSTIPHNFPLL
- the LOC127423083 gene encoding transmembrane protein 106B-like isoform X2, which produces MTQNKHGETRRLSKWMDYGSISGEGQWDPCPTCQGTGRIPRGQENQLLAVIPCSDQRLKPQHTKLYVCISVGLCLLTCSLILFFLFPRSMDMSAVDLKSSMVYFTPNTVKMVVTNELNITNQNFVSIQTEDIDVQALILETVVGKTKITNVTILPPRSEKKITVVSDIVIDDPGLNNYCKSLSIQIHTLFLHLQLTIRVSYLSHSEQMSTDTYEYIDCGVNSTIPHNFPLL